In Gemmatimonadota bacterium, the genomic stretch GTGCGTGCTCGCGGATGTAATTTTTAACTGTATCGGGATTTGAATGTGCATATTCCACACTGGCGCAAAGAGATACATCAACCTGTTGAATTATTTCTACGCCGAGATCGCGTCGGGCGAGAATACCCCCGAGCGGAATGGGATGTCCCGTAGATGCCTCCCACCATTCGCCCAGGTCAATGACTTTGTGCAGACCATAATCGGGATAGGTAAATCGCGATTCGTGGATGATCACACCCGCATCAACATCACCTCTTTGCGTAGCCTCCATAATCTCGTGAAAAGGCATCGCGACGAGGTCGTCGACCGCGGGATTAAAGAGGCGCAGCAAGAGTGCGGCCGTAGTGAGCTTCCCTGGAATAGCGATACGTTTGCCCAACAGATCGCGCGGATCAAGGGAGTCAGACGCGATAACGAGTGGGCCACACCCGCGCCCCAATGCCCCTCCCGAATGCAACAGACAATAGCGATCGCGCATAAATGCAAGCGCATGGAATGATATTTTGGTCATATCCAATTTACCTGCCATAGCCATGCGATTCAGGGTCTCGATA encodes the following:
- a CDS encoding 1,4-dihydroxy-6-naphthoate synthase, with the protein product MSRISLGYSPCPNDTYIFYGLVHGKIDGAPRCREILEDIETLNRMAMAGKLDMTKISFHALAFMRDRYCLLHSGGALGRGCGPLVIASDSLDPRDLLGKRIAIPGKLTTAALLLRLFNPAVDDLVAMPFHEIMEATQRGDVDAGVIIHESRFTYPDYGLHKVIDLGEWWEASTGHPIPLGGILARRDLGVEIIQQVDVSLCASVEYAHSNPDTVKNYIREHAQEMDEAVMQQHIDLYVNEYTLDYGADGEAALVDLFARAEEASIVPRSDQPLFVS